The DNA segment CCTATTTAACACTCGTCCTGTTTTCATTCGCTGAGTCTGAGATGTCCTGTCCACCGtgaatgtttcttcctgttttttcagtttgttgtttttatttgcagtctttttttgtattaaaaccTATTATTAGCTTTAAcctaatgttttatttgatttcattcatttatttgcttccttcagttttgtttaactccttttttctttaaacaaccCCCCAACAAAATGTTTGGGACGCTGTTTTTGTTCCTGTGTTCTGttacttcctgtcttattttgaaagtccctCATCTCATGTGCTTTTTGAGTTAACTCTTTGTCTCTAGAGTTCTGCATATCAGTGTAATAAGTAATATGGAGGGACAGACTGAGACTGCCATTATATGCTGATGATGTGGTTGCGTTTACTGTAAAATTATAGAAATAATAAATTTTGTGATTTCTGCTCTGTGTTCTTTGTAACACTTTATAGACCAAACTGTGGACCTGCTGATACACAGTCCGCATACATCGTCATTTACCTGCACACGGCTCCGTATCCGGGAACTATGCGGCACTCTCCTCCTTGGCAGTAGTTCGGCTGGAGGACACACAGGCTCTGGCAGGGCAGACCGTCCACTGACACGAAGCCCAACTGGCACTGACACTCCGCCTCCTTCGTCCAGGCGTTCACCACGCAGCGAGAAAACTCACCGCAGGCCTGGAACTTGCAGGGATCGGCCTGATCAGCTGCAAGGAGAGGAAGGCAGAAAAACGTGGACACACATTAGTATTCAGGAGGAGTTTCCCGCGCCTTCCTCTAACCACCCTCCTCTCTCCGGGAGGTGCTCAGGAGTGTTTGATTTTAATGAGAtcctctcctcctgctctgCACTGAAATGTAAGGTTTAGCCGGCCTCCGAGACTAAACGTCAGATTCACTCCGGGGAAATTAGCATGTGTGCAGGGTGTCACGGATGAGAAGTACATCATGTTGTGAAGCCACAGCACGTGGTCAGTATCTGTAATCCAAACATACATCAGCAAGTATGTGTGTTTGAATCAGGGCTTCTGCTGGGGGTCTACAGCCTTCGTGTCCTGGAGAGTTCCTgtttatttatactgtatatttattagagatggcacgataccacttttttatgtccgataccgatatcataaatttggatatctgccgataccgatatgaatccgatatagtgttttttaatcaacaaaactgttttttaaatatcttgctgcattttgtataagttcatactcaagtttaaaacaacaactacactaaagctattctgttatacctgtatgcaaaaaaaaaaaaatttcatagttcagcaatactgatcaatctaataaacttaaacctacaccatcctccctattctggtattttaaagagtacttagcataaatattaagcaacctaactaatagggttccaactcccagcaacaacaaaaataaataaataaaaaatagggaaccacccctcacgctccacctcatgatgcttaatcgacgtaatcaaccttaatttgatgcagtgtgaaaaaaaatgcacagaaatcaattatttttcaagaaatattaaatagattcaacatctttcttcaacaaaattgcagactgcacagatggtaccttcccaaaggaaaaagtactatagcttactagggtatattagacttaacagttactatatacaataatggacttctatacattttacatcagattaaaactttgggtgtaagattcagataaatattaaataattaaaagctagacattttaaatgagaataagaaagaaaagtatgtctttgtgcccccttttccctgttaatgccctatcggcccccctggctaaactttgctagatccgcccctgcacagttaccagcgtcagctacgtagaaaaagatcctggagtagaaagtaatattaaataaattctaacaacagctgatcaagcttaaacgtgctgctgttgttcagccgctggtttcctctttctggtgcaaagtgggccaaaaacaaacaagagagacagactcatgacagaaaagccgatcagctgatcgttaagcagtttcatgattgaagtagcagcaagaagaggcagtcgcttgttaagcttaatgcaggaatgctttacaaacattcagagatggacttacacacttgctttacttctctcgggataactttgtcggagatgaaatgccgggttgctagcgaagctccacatgctatccagaccaccgacaggtcccgcatgccacagccgctctatcacgtgatgcatactgctccgacgtgctaacgttctgaggtgagttacggcgtgttgcaagttttgtgaggtgctttcgtgatatttaatggatcggattacattttttatttttctccgatatccgatccagtaatttaggtcagtatcggaccgatacgtaatatcggatcggtccatctctaatatttATCAGTGTATGCCAGCTGgaacagaaacagctgattTTACATCATGACTTGGAATAAATAGCCATATTTAATCTGTGTATGTAAAATGTCCCTCTTACTACTTTTCTTAGACTGTGTAACTGGCAGGTTTGAGGAATCTATCAAACATATCGCTGCACAGTTTTTGGGAGATTGCTTGTAACCCTCAAATCAACTACAAGAGAATTTAAGGTTTTATAAACCTGCATTTacctttgtttttacagtgtatgTAGTGCTTTATAGCCTCTTTTAGTTCAAAATCTAGTCTtgccagccactttattaggtatccCTTGCTGGGGAACACTCCTCAGAGATGTTGGTCCATACCGATgtgataaaaatcacacagcttctgcagctttgttcacaacaaacacaagtgtttcagCAAAAACCTGATTCCCAATCAGGATTttgctgaaacacacacacgctcgcCTCGAGACAGAAGATGTTGCAGCAGCACTTCTCCTCTCAGCAGCTCACTTCTCATCTTCATCACCATTATTCGGGCCCTATAATGTTCTCTACGATCCCACCGTGTGCCGTTGGATTTGACATATAGACCTAATTACCAAGTCTGTTTGAATGTTTGTGATCTCTGCTCCCTGCCTCAGACTCATCTGTGGAGAATATTACATCACAAAGCTTTTAGAGTGTGAACTGCATGCAGAGGAGCGCTGCTGATACAACAAATGTGAATTATTCTAAGATGCCTGTTTATATCTCATACATAAAAAGAAATCCTGACATCATAAAACACCACCGCACTGCAGCTAACAAAAGAAACGGCATGTTGGCTTTTTAATCTTTCATGTTAAGGAATAAAAACACCATTGCATGCAAAAAGGACTCTTAGATATTCAGTTGAACAACAGTAGAATCAGCACTGAGCCAGAGCTTGCTTTAATCACTGCTAACATCAGCCAAAACAAACTGTCTTCCTGTGTTATATTACTCTATTTTATAAACTGCTACGGACCCGTTGAGGCATGCACTCCACTCTACTCCTGAAGGTGTGCCGTGGGATCTACACCCAGATGTAAGCGACAGATCCTTTAAGTCCTCTAAGCTGCGAGGTGGGGGCTCCATGGATGGGACTTGTTTGTCCAGAATATCCCACAGATGCTcgattggactgagatctgagAAATCTGGAAgccaagtcaacacctcaaaTTGTTCCTGAACTATTTCTGGTTTGTGGCACCTCGCATTATCCTGATGAAAGACACAGCCATCAGGGAGTACTGTTTCCATGAAAGGGTGTACATGGTCTGCAACACCGCTAAGGTAGATGTTACATGTCAAAGTGACGTCCATGTGTTGGcaggacccaaggtttcccagcagaacacgGTGGATGGGGTCAGTGTGGGAACCCTCGCTGTCTGTAGTGCCAGATGTTCTGTGTATTCTGACAgctttctatcagaaccagcTTAAACGTTTTTTGCAATTTGAGCTAAAGTAGCCACACGGGCCGGGCTTCGTTCCCCACATGCATCAGTGAGCCTCAGCCGCCCATGACAACTGTTCGTTCCTTGGACCACTTTGATAGATACTGACCCCTGCATACCGGAAACACCCAACGAGAGCTGCAGGTGTAGAGACACTCTGAACAGCTCGGCCCTTGTCAAACTGTGATGGCAATCCTTACATTCGCTCATTTTACCTGCTTCTAACAAATCAACTTTGAGAACAAAATGTTGACTTGCTCCCACCTGCTAACAGGTGAAGAAATAATCACTGTTATTCACCTCACCTGTCACTGCTCACAATTTTAGGCCCGGCTGGTGTACATGAGCAGCAGACCGAAGTTCACATTCAGTTCGGTTTGGGGCAGAGAAAGCTCAGGACACCTGCAAACCCGGTAGCGTTTCACGCACCTGGTTCGATGTCCAGAGAGTGGGTGTCAATCTGGATGTGCAGCTTCTTGGCGGCAGCGGTGCAAAACTCCTCCAGGATGCAGTGGACCGCCTCGGTGATGTTGTACGGCACTGACTTGGTGAACTTCATCTTGCTGTTGACGACCAcgctgcccttcctgaagttgAGGATCTCCAGTTTTTTGAAGCCCGTCAGGTTGGCCTGCAGGAACGGCAGcagctgcagaagaagaagaagcagagagtGACGCGTAGGCCATAggggagtctgactgtttgataTAATTTGATATTAACAaccaagtacacacacacacacacacacacacacacacacacacacaaagggaaAATTACACATTTTCTCTGAGCTCTTTGGAGAatctgcacaaaacaaaactgaaggaaaaacagaagaaaattgaTGTAAATGTAGTTTGGGCCGATTAAACTGTCTCATCATGAATTCTGTCTAAACTGAGTGAATTCATAAATAACTTGATGCCTCTCTGCTCACATAACTCACATCTTTTATGCCCATGAAGTCAAAGCCTTGGCTGAATTGATGCACCCAGTCTGATTTTATCCAGAGTTTTGTGTGAATGTCTGGAATTTCTTTCTACAAATCAATACATTCATCTAcgtttcctcctcctgctcgaGAAATTCTTGCAATGCCTGAACTCACACTGAAGATTTATATTGTAATTCAGAAGCTGCAAAGAATACAGAACGCCttttaaatcacacaaacatcTCTCTGAGGAAGAAACCATCCCACTGTTTGAGTCAATCCGCTGTCAGCagacacagaaaggaaagaTTAAAGTCAtaattttaaactttaatgtGATATGGATGAACTGTGTCTTCAAACCAGAAAGTAATCAGAGGATTTATCCGGGTTTTTTCTAGTTAAATCCCAGTTTTTGTGCCCCAAATTGATTGGCTTATTCTTCTTAATAGGATTACAGCCCTGTTCTTTTCTCCCTTCAGTTTAAGTCAGTACTTCTTCTTCAATCCCATTTATCTTCAATTCACTTTAAAGTCGATCCTTTGGTGCAATTAATTATAGAAATTACATGTAAATTTTTACATGTAACATGGTTTATTCAATAACTTTGCATTAGTATGAACATCTGTACTGGAAGCTGTTTCCTCTCGTGCATTTATTTGTAAAAGGTCCGCACAAAAAGCATCCACCTCATAAAAAGAGAAGAATGGCTTTCACCACATTTAGCCCGACGAGCTGCTTTCCATCTGTTATCAACCAGACAGCAATCGCTTCTATTATTTATAGTACAGCTAACAGCGGCGGTGTTGAAGGGAGGCATATACTTGGAGCTGACTATCTTATTTGTTCACATCTTACCGTTTTTGAGAACCTTTAGAAATGCAGTGACCTAAGTGTCTTCTGTTTGGTGTTGATCGCGTTGCCTCAAAGAAAGGAACAGCCtgttctgtcttcctccccacACAGCAGATAGCCGCagattcttcctgttaaaaggaagtttttccttcccactgtcatcagtgatttggtgttatataaTCAAACCGAATTGATTATCTATGCGATGAGTTTACAAAGTTTACTTTAGTCTCTATCAGTGATTCTAAATATTTTTCCTCATTCatcaatttaaacttttttacgaatttttaaaatgtatttttatcatcgtgattattattatatcataaatttcagtttaaaacaaatatttttcgACCTTAAATTGAACccatgagagagagacagtgataTATCACTGGTAGAAAAAAGAGGTTTTACTCTTTAAAGTCGGGTTAAATCCCCACAAGTCCAGTTTACCGAACATGCTTGTTTCTTCCTTCATTACACAAATATTTATGGTCCTTTTTGCATGTGCGTGTAAAATGTGTCCGGAAATAATAAGTACATTTATAAGTGCCGCTGGCAGCGAGTGCCACTGATGTGATTATGCTGTTTACGGAGGAGATGCAGTAAAGCAGCGCACTTCGTTTCAGTCATCACTCCTCTTCATGTATTCCTCCTGTCATTGAGTTTttttgagagcatcctcacctTAAATGAGACACTGTGCCGACAAATTAGTATCCCTGAAAATGAAgttcaacacacacacgcacgcacgcacgcacgcacgcgcacacacacacacacacacacacacacacgatctgCAGAGTCAAACTAAAAGAGAACAAATAGAAACACTCGACAGTTTTGTTTCTCTAATTTGCATTGACCGGACATAATTACCTCTATTGATGCAGTTTAAACTGTTCAGCAGATGAAGAGTAAAATCTATTCAGAAAACGTTGGTCCCCAAAAGGATTTAAAGTACTTTCTTTACCAGGCAGTATCTGTCGGCCTGAGTCTGTATTTCTATTCATGTGATAATTACTGCGTCTTGCAGGGCTTGAATTAATTTTTCACCGCCAGCAGCAGAGCGAGGACACAGAGGAGACGACTTAAAGGCTGCTGGTTCAATTCCTCGagttaaacacaaataaaaagcttttctgtgttttttgacTCATATATTACCCAGATCTCTCCATTTTCCTGCCTGCCCCTCTTTTAATTAGCCGATATTGCTGATAATGCAAACTCAGCATTTCTGCAGACTCAATGGTTTCCTTCCAAGTTTCccaattaaacaaaaaagaacagtAACTCCAGTCTATTCACCTTTGCCACTCTTTCAAACATTGTAAATCACTGACACTCATTAAAAGCCTCAGCTCGCAGGCTGCTGTTCCTGTAaggcttttaatgtgaaaagtCTGCAGGAAGTGCTTACTCATCAATGAAAGGTATGTTTATGACTGCTGAGTATTTGAATAGTCACTCAAGCTTATGTGAAATATTTGCACCTTTAGTTACACTGAGCCGTTTTTAGCTCTGGATTCTAATTGGCTGCTGCACAAACATCACTTGCTGCAGCTCCATATTAGTATGTAAATGCCTCCAGGCTTGAACTCAATACTTTGAAACGTCAGTACGTAACGGTCACCAAAATGTACATTTGCAGCAGGAATTAGTTTAGGGTAGAGTGTTAATCATTGATGGAtccaaatgagaaaaataagaaaggTAAAGAAAGATGTGAGCGCCATGCAGAGAGTTAAGGTTGATAAAACTGTCTGAATGCTAAGAAATCCAGATAGAGCTCCCACTTCTTCAGACATTATTTGATCTGAAATCTCAGCTGAAGGACACTGACGGCAGGCAATAATCTGCAAATAAAACTGCAGTAAGTAGGAGGCACGTTTCATCTTTAGATTAGTATTTCAGGCAGAGGACTCGCACCTGCATCATCCATTTACCATTATATTCCCCCGGCGTGTTCTTCCTGCCTCATTAATCCAGCAGAGTCATTGTTCAGAGAGAAATAAGGGCTGTATTGTACCTGCCTGAGCTTGAAATTATTCTCTCACTTCAtccaaaacatcaaaacataTCCATTCACTGCGCAACAACCTGCAGCTCCGACGCTGAGGGCTCCAGGAGAACTCGGAATGAAAACAGAGCTTGTGTTATTAATTGTGTCTGGCTTTCTGTTTTACCCATCAAGTCATAGAAGTATGAGGTATCGCACTCACCAGGCACTGTGTCGATACACTCTAAATATCCCtattaatatgaatattttaatcaaagaaggaaaaattgCTCATTGGCATCAAAGCGGGATGAAACCAGCTCCAATTAGGTCTCAGTTTGGGGAATttgttctcctctcctcttaTAATAATGTATGAAATGACATGAAAGGAGTCTCTGGTGCTGATGGAGCCACACATGATTATGATCCGAGTCTGTAGCTCCCCTCAGCTCTCAGGCTACAGCTTCATGATGTGATGCTCTCCCAAATATTAAACAGTTTGAATTTTTCTGCATTCAGCAAGTGCTCAGTTTTCGATTTTAGAATTGGATaattgcttcttctttttttaatgtggtgATATAAACCAAATATATCGGCTCTgccaaagagaagaaaatatcTATGGACCCACGTTTAACGAGGAAAAATACCCAGAGTAAACGGATATGTCAGGTACAGCAGCTAAATCTAAATCTATCACACTCCAGAACATTAATGTCACATAAAACCTTGAACTTTATAGTCTGTGTCATTTAACACTCTAAaatcacacattaaaaaaacctgCAGACATGACATGCAAATGAATGCATTAGTGCCAATACCTGCAGTACCTCTAGTTTCCACATGAggctccaaaagtgagtcagtcTCCATAGACTGATGGATAATATGttaaaatatgttaatatgttaaaatgtccaactttacagcTGAGATAAAAACCTTCAGAGTCTcaatgatgcattgagtttttcctttgcagtcacctttctcactcactatgtattaacagacctctctgcattgaatcatatctgttattaatctctgtctgtcttccacAGCAAGTCtctatcctgttttccttcttccaccccaaccggtcgcagcagatggccgcccctccctgagcctggttctgctggaggtttcttcctgttaaaagggagtttttccttcccactgtcaccaaagtgcttgctcatagggggtcatatgattatgtatctactgtacaatataaagcgccttgaggcgacttttgttgtgatttggcgctatataaataaaattgaattgaattaatacaaaaaactgttttgacCTCTATGGATGGTTTCCTCCTTCAGAACAACAGTAGTGGAGAAAACCTTTTATTCAACTCTCCTGTTTGAGTTACATCGAGGTTTAAAGCTATGCATTAATATTGCCGTGGCCACTTTCACAGACAGGCTGGTGCCGACAGGGCTAGCTGCTGTCAGCTCTGCATCATCGTAGCTAGTTCATCCAAGTTTACACAGCACATTGAACATGTTTTATTAGTCATTAAGAAAAGCAAAGGCCCAAGGTTAGCAGTACCCTCAGGTTTACCCacagttttattaattttccaTCCATTTGTATTTTTCAGCTGGTTATCGACGCCCCACCTGCAGCGGCTCATGTCCCACAGTTTGAGAAATGCTGCAGTACGtaaaactttaaatatatttttacttaAACAGCTGTAATCCACTAACTGGTGATTGCTGATATATTCAAAGAGGTGTgacagttttgcaaacaacacatAATGACTCTTTAAACCAGACAAACCAGCAGAATAAAGAACCCTAAAGAAGGATGCAGGTTGCATTCCAACTCACCACGTCTAAGAAGGTGTTCTCCAGGGACCTGTACTCAGGTGAAGTCTTGTTGAAGAGGTCCTCAGAGAAGTCCATGTTGGTGACGCGCAGGCTGAAGAACACCACCAGCTCCCGGCCGTGGCTGGCCGTGGTCATGGTGGGAGTGGTTAGGTATCTCAGTGGAGGTGTGGCCGTGGTGACAATGGTCCTGTGTTCCTCCTGCACAGACAGGAAGCCGCTCCCCTCTTCTCCCTTTTCCAGGAGCTCATTTGGGTCTGTGGCCACCACGCTGGTTTGATCCAGCTCCACAGCCAGGTCCTgcacagcttcttccaccatgTCTTCGGTAGCATCCGGCGGGGTGGTGGGGCTTCCgccttctttttttatgtagccTCCTAAGTCTTCATCAATAATGACGACAGGTGGCTCGCTTTGCTCTGACTCCACCTCCGGCTCAGCGCTATCACCCTCAGGAGACTCAGTAACAATGGGGACTTCAGATTCTTCTGCTACCTCAAAGAGTCCAGAGTCAATTGTTGGGACGGGTAAAAACACTTCAGAAACATCGACAGAAGCTGCCGGAGGTGTAGGCAGTGAGTCTGAAGCTGGTGGTGCTGTCACACTGATGTCTGTTTCTGGGGataaattacttttttgtgtCTCCTCTGGCAACTCTTTAGTGGCTTCTGATGTGCCTGTTGTGTCTGCAGCTGCCACTTTGAAATTTCAGGCAAAAAGGATTAATTAAGTCATGAGTGCACACAAAGGATTTCAACAAATTACCAAAATGTGCCTGTATACATACATAATAAATTCATACAGCTAATGCAGAATCCTCACTTCTGCACTAAGATAAAATCTTACAGAAAAGATCCATCTGATGGAGTCTTTAATAATCAAAAAATAACCCACAACTTTTCATGCAGCACAGACACATTGCACAGTCTGCACTGAAATGTAGGGAGATCACATTTTGGTTTGTACACGGCTCTAAAATTATATAATCAATCCATCAGAAAACATGTAATCATCTCACTTCCATCTCATTTATAATTACTGTAATTCGCCCATATATTATACTCTTTATAGGTTTTACAAAAGAAACACTTAAGTAATGTAACAAGTAGTGTAGTGTAGTGTAGTGAAGCGAACTGATTTCTCCGGCGAGTAATTaagtactgcattacttttaaggaAAGTAAAAAATTATGTGTAATAAAGTACTTTTTTGAATAACAACCCCAACACTGCTCTTCACACCTGCTCACCTGTGATATGAGAGATCGTCTCCAAGTGTGAATTGCCTTTTGTCGTTTCTGTCATTGTGGTGGAATTGACTTCATGCTCCACCTGAACGTCTACACTCTCTACATCCTCCTCGTTGTAAAAATGATCAATGATGGGATAGTCATGGTCAGGTTGGCCTACATCTTCGCTGGAAGGCTGGACTGGTATGACGGGTAAATTATGCTCCTCTGCTGGGTGATGATAGTCAGTTCTGACAGGATACAGGAGGTTTTTATCTTCAATGACCTGAACAGCATCCTCTCCAAAAGGAAGGTTGTCCACACCATCCAAGGAGGGCAGGATTTTAATTGATTCGGCAGGTGGCTCAGTGGCATCTATTTTAGGTTCTGGTTCTAACATCTCTACTACCCCCTCACCTGGATCCGATTCTAGGCCATGAAGATGCTCCCCTTCTGATTGTTGGACTTCCTCTATTACCTCTTCTTTAGATTCTGGCTCTGAGACTTCTGGTAGCTTTTCCTCTGGTGGTAAACTGTCAGCTTTGCCTTTGACCGGTTGAGAAGCTTCTTTTGGTTTTGGGCTTTCAGCAACCTTCACTTGTTCCACGACTTCTTCAGATTGTGGTAGTGGGACCTCAGTTACATCCAGTACTTCTGATTCTTTCCCAGGTAATGGTTCGTATGGTACCTTTTTCATCTCTACCACCGACTCAGTCGGTTCTGGTACTTCTTCTTGCTCCTTTTCTGATTCTGCAGTCCCAACTTCCACAGGTGCCATTTCTGTTACTTTGGGCACTTGGGTTTCCCTTGTCGGTGCAGTTTCTGGTTCTGCAGTTTCTTCTGCTGGAGATTTAACTTTTTCTACCCGCAAAacctcttcctcctttctttcGACATCTTTATCATCTCGTGCTGGACCCTCAGAAACCTCTTCTTCTGCTGGTTTCACATCTGCTGGCTTTTCCTGAATTACTTTTGCTTCAGGTTCAGAGGCCTCTGGCACTAGTTTTTCTGATCCTGTGGCATCAACCCCCTCTCCTTTTGGTTCTGAAACATCTTCTACACCTGTGAGTTGTGACTCTTCCTCTGGTTCTTTAACACCCCCCACATTTGGCTCAGGCTGCAAATTTGGAATTACATTTTCGtccatttttttaatctcttctgtaatttttgctttttcctcttCTGGTTGTAAAACACTGGGCTGTTCATGCAGTGCTTCTTCTGTCAGATCTTTGACGGTGCTTTCTTCTGCTTCTGCCTTGGGCTCTGAAAATTCAAGGTCCTTCTCTTCAATACCTAGAGTAGTAATTACTTCTGTAATTACTTTTTCTGGCTCTGAAACAGCAACTTCTTGAGATTCTACTATAAACTCTTCCCCTGGCTCTGAGTCTACAGGCACttttgtgtctggttttgcaTTTTCAGCTACTTTGTGACCTGGCTCTGAGGTTTCAGCTGGCTCTGAAACTTCAGGCACTTCATTATCTACTTCAGAAACTTCAGGTACTTCTTGACCTGGCTCTGAAGGCGCAGGTACTTCTTGAACTGGCTCTGAAGGCGCAGGTACTTCTTGACCTGGCTCCGAAAGTGCAGGTACTTCTTGAACTGGCTCTGAAGGCGCAGGTACTTCTTGAACTGGCTCAGAGGGCGCAGGTATTTCTTGACCTGGCTCAGAAGGCGCAGGTATTTCTTGACCTGGCTCCGAAAGTGCAGGTATTTCTTGACCTGGCTCTGAAGGCGCAGGTATTTCTTGACCTGGCTCCGAAAGTGCAGGTACTTCTTGAACTGGCTCAGAGAGTGCAGGTATTTCTTGACCTGGCTCAGAAGGCGCAGGTATTTCTTGACCTGGCTCCGAAAGTGCAGGTATTTCTTGACCTGGCTCTGAAGGCGCAGGTATTTCTTGACCTGGCTCTGAAGGTGCAGGTACTTCTTTACCTGGCTCCGAAAGTGCAGGTACTTCTTGACCTGGCTCTGAAGGCGCAGGTATTTCTTGACCTGGCTCTGAAGGCGCAGGTACTTCTTGACCTGGCTCTGAAGGCGCAGGTATTTCTTGACCTGGCTCAGAAGGCGCAGGTACTTCTTGACCTGGCTCAGAAGGCGCAGGTACTTCTTGACCTGGCTCAGAAGGCGCAGGTACTTCTTGACCTGGCTCAGAAGGCGCAGGTATTTCGTGACCTGGCTCAGAAGGCGCAGGTACTTCTTGACCTGGCTCAGAAGGCGCAGGTACTTCTTGTCCTGGCTCCGAAAGCGCAGGTACTTCTTGACCTGGCTCTGAAGGCGCAGGTATTTCTTGACCTGGCTTTGAAGGCGCAAGTACTTCTTGATCTGGCTCCAAAGGCCCAGATACTTCTTGATTTGGTTTTGAGGCCTCGGCTACTTCATGACCTGGCTCTGAGACTACAGTTACCTCTTTTACTGGCTCTGAAACTTCAGGCACTTCATTATCCCTTTCAAAAACCTCATATACTTCTTTTTCTAAATTTGAAACTTCAGGCACTTCTCTGTGTGGTTTCGAAACCTCAGCTACTTCTTGGTCTGGCTCTAAAACTTCAGGCACTTCTTTTTCTGGTTCAGAAACCCCATGTACTTCTTTTTCAACTGATACTTCAGCTACTTTTTCATCAGGGTCTGCAACAGTTGCTCCTAGTTTGTTAGGTTCTTGAAGTTCATCTACCTTGGAAATTTCAGCTACTACTTCTTTTAGTTTAAACACATCAGCTGATTCTTTGACTGTCTCTGAAACTTCAGATACTTCTTTGACTGTCTCTGAAACTTCAGATGATTCTTTGACTGTCTCTGAAACT comes from the Astatotilapia calliptera chromosome 15, fAstCal1.2, whole genome shotgun sequence genome and includes:
- the LOC113037600 gene encoding interphotoreceptor matrix proteoglycan 2-like isoform X2, whose product is MMLWAFGLALLLAVAPQAAVIKEGDGRMDSGVKMEAVGPAGLAQLLKMPALTKSSGFKPELRRSKRSVFLHSGVRICPQETISEVIASHQAYYQLRVCQEAVWEAFRIFFDRIPGTAEYQRWVHTCQHESLCISDLAKNFSDSEEHVSMIQRRMDRLRDRRPSSRGATTPAPTQKLPEITGPEAQTDPPSAPPVLVTSTTVFFSSTSASPSSAPETSHPAKELKEDPELPNVVPDSPVEQIVEFSIDLVDPGYRELLDDPDSPQYIDLAQHLQDQMQHVFDKLPGFRSIHVLGIRPGGISVHYSLVFEVSSPQITSEISENATDTPKSSSANSALREMVTKALREEASLPVDLDSINFEPEKILLPALRATASVGVMNQSSEPDSHNELEISTVEPEFDKLWPAVSLTPMEKENALEILLDPTAVPDDDATAVTSGVAEGSDQLPGSEDVTDESIYVSEPGPVKEEGKGEELLIITHEIETIHHDETGKLVRDYIPTPPALLELETDAPYVSLSPNLIPEGELSPVGDDREVPRLDTVQITPTANIIFTTIPAAKEAPDVRLPITTVSAITDQPPTKPTVILHEDEEENALPEEEEEVHLGVSKTHDAGDISETKDVSELENEKGLLKPESGLAVEPDEESLKVLQATVEVSETVEGISEVSESAKEVSDVSETVKESSEVSETVKESSEVSETVKEVSDVSETVKESSEVSETVKESSEVSETVKEVSEVSETVKESADVFKLKEVVAEISKVDELQEPNKLGATVADPDEKVAEVSVEKEVHGVSEPEKEVPEVLEPDQEVAEVSKPHREVPEVSNLEKEVYEVFERDNEVPEVSEPVKEVTVVSEPGHEVAEASKPNQEVSGPLEPDQEVLAPSKPGQEIPAPSEPGQEVPALSEPGQEVPAPSEPGQEVPAPSEPGHEIPAPSEPGQEVPAPSEPGQEVPAPSEPGQEVPAPSEPGQEIPAPSEPGQEVPAPSEPGQEIPAPSEPGQEVPALSEPGKEVPAPSEPGQEIPAPSEPGQEIPALSEPGQEIPAPSEPGQEIPALSEPVQEVPALSEPGQEIPAPSEPGQEIPALSEPGQEIPAPSEPGQEIPAPSEPVQEVPAPSEPVQEVPALSEPGQEVPAPSEPVQEVPAPSEPGQEVPEVSEVDNEVPEVSEPAETSEPGHKVAENAKPDTKVPVDSEPGEEFIVESQEVAVSEPEKVITEVITTLGIEEKDLEFSEPKAEAEESTVKDLTEEALHEQPSVLQPEEEKAKITEEIKKMDENVIPNLQPEPNVGGVKEPEEESQLTGVEDVSEPKGEGVDATGSEKLVPEASEPEAKVIQEKPADVKPAEEEVSEGPARDDKDVERKEEEVLRVEKVKSPAEETAEPETAPTRETQVPKVTEMAPVEVGTAESEKEQEEVPEPTESVVEMKKVPYEPLPGKESEVLDVTEVPLPQSEEVVEQVKVAESPKPKEASQPVKGKADSLPPEEKLPEVSEPESKEEVIEEVQQSEGEHLHGLESDPGEGVVEMLEPEPKIDATEPPAESIKILPSLDGVDNLPFGEDAVQVIEDKNLLYPVRTDYHHPAEEHNLPVIPVQPSSEDVGQPDHDYPIIDHFYNEEDVESVDVQVEHEVNSTTMTETTKGNSHLETISHITVAAADTTGTSEATKELPEETQKSNLSPETDISVTAPPASDSLPTPPAASVDVSEVFLPVPTIDSGLFEVAEESEVPIVTESPEGDSAEPEVESEQSEPPVVIIDEDLGGYIKKEGGSPTTPPDATEDMVEEAVQDLAVELDQTSVVATDPNELLEKGEEGSGFLSVQEEHRTIVTTATPPLRYLTTPTMTTASHGRELVVFFSLRVTNMDFSEDLFNKTSPEYRSLENTFLDVLLPFLQANLTGFKKLEILNFRKGSVVVNSKMKFTKSVPYNITEAVHCILEEFCTAAAKKLHIQIDTHSLDIEPADQADPCKFQACGEFSRCVVNAWTKEAECQCQLGFVSVDGLPCQSLCVLQPNYCQGGECRIVPGYGAVCRHKDGYSLPALSS